GGTAACCTGTTTAAACTGTGCATCAATAGATGTTTGTCATATGTTTCTCTAAGTCTCATTTGTTTATGTCTCTGACTTCAGGCTCTGATTAACATCCTCAAACAGAAAGATGTGAATAGTGACCCGGAAAATGTGACTAGTTACCTCAGGCCCTTTCGCATCATTATCAGCCTGCTCGATAAACCGGAGATAGGTAAGGATCATGTGTCCAGTACACAAAAACGTCGAAATTCTGAATTACTTTATCGGCCACTTATTTGATAATAGTCATATTTCTCCTCAGGTCCGCCTGTCTTGAGCCGTGTGTTGTTGGAGGTGGTCCGAGCTTTCTACAGCTACTGTCGAGAAATGCTGGGAGAGGAAACCATCACCAGCTCAGGACTCTCAGGCAGCCAGCTAGCTAGGTAAGAGCAGTAACTGGTAAAGCGCATGAACTGCATGTTCACTGCTGATTAAAGAGCATGTGACAAAACTTCAAATGCCCAGATGAATCCAAAAACATGCTTTCTTGTGTTTTCCCTCCACAGTAAGATAAAAGAGAATAAGAATGCATCAGAAATCATAAAGACGGTGAACATGCTCGTGAGTTCCATGAACAGCGAATATCTGTGGGAGTACATGACTCGACGCTTCTGCGCCTCTCTCGGGTACGAGGATGACGCCGAATTCTTAAATGGGAAATTCTAAAAAGCCAAAGGCTGAGTCAAACAAATAACAAGTGCCAAGATTATATGCAGAGTGTATGTGAAGATTTCTTCTTTGCTGTCCAACATCACCTTACAAGGATCGTTGTTTCTCGCTCTATTCCAGCAACAAGGATGACCCACCAACGCCTCCTGAACAGGACCGCAGTCATCCCGCTCCCTCCGTCTCAGAGATGTCCAACCTCATCATTTTCCTGCTTGATGTTCTTCCTCTGGTAAATGGCACAAACATCTGCACATCATTGCTGATCTAGCTCTGTAAGGCTGTCATCAACAGCTCAGGGAGATGTGATCTGAATTTTAGATCAGAGTCAGCATCAGCCAGTAGGTATTTTAGAACTGATTGGATTATTTGCCAGAAATTCACTGAAAAAGCAATCGCAAGTCAGTCTCACGCATACACCCATTCATAAACAGCACAATCATCATGTTTGTGCTTTGCAACAGGAGCTCCATGCAGACATCCAGTCACATTATCTCCCTGAGATGCTGGGCACCATGCTGCGAACCCTGTGCAGTCACATCGACGCTGTTTGCCTGGAAGACGTCACACAGGGACTGCGCGCATGCTTCAAGGTCCTCAGTAAGATCCAGATGCCTGTGGCTTACATGGATGTTGAGGCAGCGGCGCAGGCAGAGGAGACAGAGTTACAGTCACTGAAAGAGGAATCCGCAGAGACTCAGGTTTGGGATCCAAGATATTGTGTCTCTTTAAAAATTACACCCGTGAAGTTTGACTGTGCCTCATCATGTCAGTTATACTCTGTCTAGGATAAAGAGAATGAAGGAGAGAAAAGCGGCTCCCCCGGTCAGGCTGACGGGAATCACGAGGATGAAGAGATAAACAGAGATGGAGCCGTTGAGGCAGAGACCGCAAACGGTGTTTACCCAACACTCAGGTCTGAGGACAGCGGATTAGGCATCAGCGCCTCACCCTCAGAGCAGCACCTGCCACCAGGGGTCACGATGGGGATTGAGGAGAATGGAGTTTTCAAAGAAGGCGAAGGAGTGTGGAGAAGGGGGGGCAGTATAGACACCATGGCCCAGTGTCTGCAGGACATCCTGGCCTTCATAACCACAAGGTGAACATCTGAGCCGGTTGTAGTCTAAATGATCATCACGGGCCGCTTTTATTAACTGTGATTTCTAAATATTCGCAGATACTTGTTGGTGCAAGTGGAGGATGTCAGGGGACCAATTGAAGAGCCTCATCCTGACCTACGTGCTTCCTCTGTGGATCAGAAGTCTTTGTTGGTGAACGTGGGTGGGCGTGAAATCAAAGACAAACTGACGGAGCTGTTCACGCCAAATAAACGTAAATCCCGTTCCTCTTCTGACACCCGGGTCACAGCAGCCTCTGCTGAGAAGAAAAGGGATCATGGGCATTCAGGGCAGCTGGACTGGTCAGCCGGTTATATGCCCCGCAGCAAGGCAGAGATCTCTGAGGCCTGTCGACAGGCCTTCATCGCCACCTGCCACCTTCTGCTGGAGTGCACTACCTTCCCCATTTACCTAAGTGAAGAGGAGACTCTAGCTCTCCACACAGACATGTTTGGTAACACAGGTCAGCGCATAGACGTGTGTGTTAATACCGCTGTCAGTTATCCTACAAAGAGGGATAAGTGACTAACAACTCTTCTTTTTCAACAGGTTATCAAGTGGACAGCCTCCCAGTGTGGCTGAGGTCCTTAATGACTCTGTGCTGCCTGTCCAGAGACTACAACATCCAGCACACTGCAGTGGCTTCCCTACTGGAACTGATCAACCACTCCCAATCCTTAGCACTGGTTATTCAGGACAAGCAGAGACGCTACCAGAGCTCTGAGTCTAACCCACTGAGTGGGCGGCTGCAGATGGTCACTGTGCCACCCATCTACCCTGCCCTGCTACGCACCATAGAGGAGGGCACCGACTTCTATCAGGTTAGAACAAGATTCGAATGTATGAAAACCTAACTTAGCGTAAATAGGCCGATTTACATTATAAGAAAGTAGGAAAAACAGATGAAAGATCCTCAGCAGTAAAAGTattattaaacaattaaaaaggcaaatttataaataaataaaattgcaaaaataatgaaatgtatTCCAATTCCATGCCATGAGTCAAATGAAACAATGTAAGGCATAGTAAGACAAGACTGAATTAGACTtcatttgcatgtgtttttatgttacACCAACATCATTCAAGTTGATGCAAAGTGTTTATTATTAGCTACCAAAATCTCTGTAAGGGCAGCTGTGGTGAGAGGAGGAAATGTGAAGGAAAACTTAGAGTTAAGAGAATAAACTGCCTTCAAGAAATCTGCTGGATTTGAGTGAGATAATTGGATAAACTAATAATAAATTACACGTGTTCATTTGTTTCTAAGCTGCCTAAATGCAACCCAGTAGCCAGACTCCCCAGTACAGAGTGGTGTTGCAGAGTCAGTTTTGTAGCAAGAAGCTTCGAGGTGCAAGTACTTGCAAGTGCAAGAGCTTTTCCTGTGCCCGTGTGGGTTTCCTGTGTATGCTGGCATCCTCtcgcagtccaaagacatgcttgtTAGGCTATTGGGTCATTGAGTCAAACTAGCTGTGGATGTGAGGTAGAAGTGCATATAATAAAGCACTGTGTGAATGTATGGGTAGCTTGTAGTCTAAAGCTGAGTGACTAGAAAGGTTCATTATGAATGCCAGtccatttctgttttcattactTGTCAACACTGCAGGCTGTATTTCTTTCTTATGTTAGGAGTCCCAGGTACTCGAGCTCTTCTGtgctctgttttttgtttttgatttttaagcCATGTGCTTATCAacctttgatattttttttttaaactgtgaggCAATTCACCATCATGGATCTCAGACGTATCACAGAAATGTATTAATTTCTATCACACTGCATAATTACTGCCTGCCCGATGATGCACTGATGGATGTGTTTATTGAGGCTTTGGATGTGTACAAGACTGACAGTCAACTGCTTTCAAAACAATTACGtggtttttaaatttatatacTCGTACTGAGTTGCCTCTGACATATGTCTTCCATACAATAATAATTAAGACTAAAAATAACACTGAAACCGATACAACTTGAACtcattacaaaatacaaaactgtgCAAAGTATCTGTAATCAACAGATAATTCAAGAAGCTACCCTCATCGAAACGTTGAATGAAATTCAGTCTAATCACCATATCATCAGCACGTATTTTTGGATTCTTTTTGCTCGTTTTTACTCAGAGGGTGTCTCGGGTGCTGTGGAGTCAGCTGGACACGGAGAGGAGAGAGCAGCACATTTCCTGTGTGGAACTGTTCTACAGGCTGCACTGTTTGGCTCCATCAGCATCCATCTGTGAGGACATCATCTGTCAGGCACTGTTGCACAAGGACAAGGTATCTGTGCCTGCAGACCTGCTtcgctgcatttttttttcccttcacatatttacatttttatcatgTTTCAGTTGAACTAGCTCATCATGCAAATGCGCCCGATGGACGATGTGACAAGTTGAGCAAATAAGTGGAAGTTTTGTATGTTTGCTTTCCTCAGGCAGTAAGGCTGGAAGCACTACACCGCTTCACAGTGCTGTGGCACCTCACCCGGGAGATCCAGACCAACAGGACCATGTCCCTCAGTCGTTCCTTTGACCGGTTAGTACATCGGACAGAAATAGTGGATGGTTTGATTATAAATGGTCTGGAAATAGGTGCTAGTTCAAAAGTGGATTAACCTGACACTCTTTGGCATCAACAAGGTTGAGAAAAGTAACAGTTAAACAGCATGTAAATACCGCTGTGGAAGATCAGCTTGAACATTGGCAGTTTAGTTTTTCCCACACAGTGTTTACACAGCCACTGACAGCTCCCTAATGTGAATATGTAATGCAGCACGATGTAAAATATGAGAGTGTGGTATTAGGTGGGAAAGCTGTACAGTCTGGGATCCTGTTTGTTTGGATTTCGTAAGTTTTCTGTGAGTCATGTGGGTGTTgatgttgaatttttttttacattcttgCATTCTTATGTGTAAAATATATTGTTGTTCAAGTGCTCCTGCGGTTTTTAGTATGGTCGTGTGCCAAATGAACTTGAATGATCATAAGATTTACTCAATTAAAAGAGAGAGGCTTGCAGTTGATGACAATGATTAACTGTTTGAGTAATGGTTGCTGGTGGCTTCCTAAAGAGGACCAATTATGTTCACGTTGACGCTCCATGCTTTTATTCTGGAAGTCTACTAGAGCAGCTTTAGATGATCGATAGTTCAAAATTTTCCTTATTTAACTTATACTTGGTTGCACCCACTTGGTTTACTTCCCTTCCCATTCCTTTCCTCTGATTTGCTGCCCCTTTGAAACAAAGTTTCAAACATAGTTTCTTACTAAGATTCTGAAATGCATGTTTCTTCCTGTCTCTtagctctctctgtgtggtGGTGGACAGTCTGTGCTGTACCGATGGCTCAATAAGTGCAGCAGCTCAGTGCTGGCTGGTCCGGGCTCTGTCCCTCAGTGATGTCATCCGGATCCTGGAACCTAttctgttgttgctgctgcatCCCTCCACTCAGCGCTGCTCCATTCAGAGCATCAAACAGAATGTTACTGCTGGTAAGTGCGTTCTTCAGCATGTGTTGTTTTGGCGATGAAATGAAACCTTTGAAGTTGGTCTTATGCTTTTGGTCCTGTTCATTTATGCTGAGCTAACAAGTCCATCGTTTTTAAGGTAATCTGAAGATTTTAAACAGCAGAAGTCGAAGCTCAAGCAAAACCTCAGGATCAGCGGACACAATGGCAACAGAAGTCACCACCTTAAATGTCCTGAACATTGTGGACCGAGAGTCCTTGTGGGCAGAGTTGGACAGCAGCCCAGATCCTGCAAAACCACCGGACAGCTTAGTGGCATCCAGGAGCGAGAGTGAAGAGACGgaagaaggagaggaagaggacggagaggagcaggaggaggctGAAAGTGAACACACTGAGTCAGCTGACACCAGCGGTGCTCAGGTATCCACAGAGAACACCAGCTCAAGCTCGACTCCATATCCCAGCATTGAGGAAGGAGGCATGGTCAACGGGCTGCGGAGGGTTGAGTCCGGGCACACGCAGGCATCTGATTCACTGTCAAGTGAAGATGAGGAGGACTTGGAGCTGGAGGCCATGGCCAAGTCTCGCCTGTTAAAACAGGAACGCGAAAAGAGAGAGGCCATCGACTCCCTGTTCCGCCACGTGCTGCTGTACCCTGTGGCAGGCGGTTGGCGCCATCTGCTCCAAGGCTTGGGGCTGCTGGACAGCTTGATGAGGAGCAGTGctgagtgccctctggtggatgCTCTCTCCTTCACCTCGCTCGACACGAGCTCCGCTGCACATTTAAACCTGGTGTCTAACCTTCTGCAGCGTCACCAACAGGCCCAAGATGGCAAGAACTTCTACGGCTGCCTCCTTTCCCCTTCCTCCACTCCTTCCGCACCCCCGTCCCTGCTCATTGAACTGCTGGTTTCATTGTGCCTGCGATTCCTTCGCTCTCATTACCCTTCCTATCTGAGCCTGAGTCCCCTTGACCTACAGGGCAACAGAGAGGTTCAGGTGAAAAGCGTGGCGGTGTTGACCCGCATTGTGAACCAGCTCTGCTGCACAGCGCGAGGACAGGATGCGTCCAATATGGAGTCCATCCGCAGACTCCTCTCTGATTGTAAAGTGCAGCAGTATGCTCTGCTTACACTTTCTGCATCTATGTACATTAGCCAGAGGGGGACAGACAAGGGACAATCTAAAGGTGTGGAGCTGCTAGAGGAGCAGGGAGGCCTGTCGGAGGAAAGTCTGGTGAATCTCGGGACAGGAAGTGGACAGGAACAATACCCATTACAGATGGAATTGCTCAACCTTCTCCAGGCTCTAATAGTCCTGGAATACCATGTGTGGTCAGGTAGAGCTGCCTCAACAGCTGGGCCGGGCGGGACACCTGGCCAACCAGGGGAGAATCGTGAATCCTCACCTGCCAGCACCCCCCTTGCTCGCGAGTGGCAGACTGCAGTCCTTTTCCAACAGTCTATCAAAGCAGCCCAGTACGTCCAAAGCCACCCGATCACAGCCCAAGGgatgtttgtttctgctgcagCCAGGGCTCTGCAGCCACAATACGGCTATGCCATGCACCCCCACTGGGTGTCGCTGCTGTGCTCCTCTCTGCCATACTTGGGACGTTCATTAGGCATCATTGTCACTCCGCTCATCAGTCAGATCTGCAGAAACCTGGACGAGCTTGTCAAGCTGTATGAGCATGATGGAGGAAAGACAAACCAGAGGTAACCTAAATACACTTTAACAGGATATGATCATAGGAATTCCTAGAATGGGTTTCTGAATATTAGTTGTACATTTAATgcaacattttctttctttcttctgacTTTTTATCAGTCTGAGTGGTAGGAAGGAGAACATTGCCCCTGATTACCCACTGACTCTGTTGGAGGGTCTAACCACCATTACACATTATTGTCTACTGGACAACAAAAGGGTAAAAAATAGAGCACTTACATAAACACAGATACAGTATGTACTTCTTACATCTACGACCACTTAATGCTCATTCTGTTTCCTCTCTGGCTTTCCGTCAGTCCCTCGTAGCCTGCGACCCTGTGGATGTCCGTAACGCACGCAACGCTGTGATTGAGGCGCTGCCGCAGATGCTCAGTAGCATGGCATTGTTATGGGGCGTGGTCATGAGGGAAGAGTTCCAGCGGCGCGCATCGGACTCTGGCCAGAGCAGCAGACACACTTCTACCTCTGTTTATTTCAGAACGACCAAGGTGTGTATTTGCTGTGTGACACATGGAGCATGTGCATATTTTGAAGATTTTatactagttttattttataaaggTCAGGCTGGGGAAATTGGCAATAGTCGTAAGCTTTTCTGTGCAGCACTGAGTTTCATTCTCAGTGTTGGAACTATGTCAACTGTAGACTGCATCATCGCAGTCAGAGCTCTGTCATTAATGCTGCATGTGTTGTTGAAGAAGTCATGAACTCATCCAGTCACAATGTTGCCATTTTTAGGTCTTGCGGCAGCGGATACTGGAGTTCCTGCTCCCTCTAACTGGTCAGTATGGCGTTCAGGTAATGGCGTCACTTGGAGTCGTGTGGAGTAACAGGAAGAGTAAAAGGAGGCACAAAAACAAagtaagacctgcagtgtgcgTGGAAACGATGAAAGGGCGTTCATATCCGAGTCGCTCGGTGGCAGCTTCACACTCTGTTCTCCTTCAGGTTTTGCCCGTAGCCAGCGAGTCTCGTCAGACCATCGTGGAGATGGTGAAATCACTGAGCACTTTGCACACAGACACTGTCCTACATTTGGTCAAAGAGGTGGTGAAAAAACCACATCAGATCAAAGGAGAACAGGTACAAAAACACAGGTTCATGGAAAGACGTTTAAGATTTGTAATTTGTACATTTCTTGaatcgttttttttctttcccattttTCTCTCCATCAGAAGTCGACACTTGTCGATATCCCCATGTTGCAGTTCAGCTTTACCTATATCCAGAGGTATGAGCAAGAAAATAGTTCAAGTACAAACCAAggctttatatatatatagatcaGAAAAATGCTCTAAAAATAATCCCATTTTGAAACCATCTCTTCTTCTCTACATAGTATTTCAGCTCAGGCTCTGCAGGAAAACATTGCACCTCTCCTCAGTCTGTTGCGGGAGTCTGTTCAGCTTAA
This DNA window, taken from Oreochromis niloticus isolate F11D_XX linkage group LG16, O_niloticus_UMD_NMBU, whole genome shotgun sequence, encodes the following:
- the dop1b gene encoding protein dopey-2 translates to MDPEELELQNDYRYRSYAAVIEKALRNFESSSEWADLISSLGKLNKALQTNLRYSLLPKRLIIGKRLAQCLHPALPSGVHLKALETYEVIFKIIGTKWLAKDLFIYSSGLFPLLAHAAMAVKPVLLTLYERYYLPLQKALLPSLQAFVTGLLPGLEEGLEVYDRTDALLVKLSLLVGQQVFYGALWGSMLVTPMVRLPASVFIVTHFDRMASLSQQAYMLGYDQRVVVKSLCLSLQDSNALVQRNTLEILLYFFPFATCLNPAEPTIALSFEDMITVVSAASLTLLRRDMSLNRRLYAWLLGTDIKGGMVAPHPELSTTMEEHTAFYFSTYSRDFLVKALINILKQKDVNSDPENVTSYLRPFRIIISLLDKPEIGPPVLSRVLLEVVRAFYSYCREMLGEETITSSGLSGSQLASKIKENKNASEIIKTVNMLVSSMNSEYLWEYMTRRFCASLGNKDDPPTPPEQDRSHPAPSVSEMSNLIIFLLDVLPLELHADIQSHYLPEMLGTMLRTLCSHIDAVCLEDVTQGLRACFKVLSKIQMPVAYMDVEAAAQAEETELQSLKEESAETQDKENEGEKSGSPGQADGNHEDEEINRDGAVEAETANGVYPTLRSEDSGLGISASPSEQHLPPGVTMGIEENGVFKEGEGVWRRGGSIDTMAQCLQDILAFITTRYLLVQVEDVRGPIEEPHPDLRASSVDQKSLLVNVGGREIKDKLTELFTPNKRKSRSSSDTRVTAASAEKKRDHGHSGQLDWSAGYMPRSKAEISEACRQAFIATCHLLLECTTFPIYLSEEETLALHTDMFGNTGYQVDSLPVWLRSLMTLCCLSRDYNIQHTAVASLLELINHSQSLALVIQDKQRRYQSSESNPLSGRLQMVTVPPIYPALLRTIEEGTDFYQRVSRVLWSQLDTERREQHISCVELFYRLHCLAPSASICEDIICQALLHKDKAVRLEALHRFTVLWHLTREIQTNRTMSLSRSFDRSLCVVVDSLCCTDGSISAAAQCWLVRALSLSDVIRILEPILLLLLHPSTQRCSIQSIKQNVTAGNLKILNSRSRSSSKTSGSADTMATEVTTLNVLNIVDRESLWAELDSSPDPAKPPDSLVASRSESEETEEGEEEDGEEQEEAESEHTESADTSGAQVSTENTSSSSTPYPSIEEGGMVNGLRRVESGHTQASDSLSSEDEEDLELEAMAKSRLLKQEREKREAIDSLFRHVLLYPVAGGWRHLLQGLGLLDSLMRSSAECPLVDALSFTSLDTSSAAHLNLVSNLLQRHQQAQDGKNFYGCLLSPSSTPSAPPSLLIELLVSLCLRFLRSHYPSYLSLSPLDLQGNREVQVKSVAVLTRIVNQLCCTARGQDASNMESIRRLLSDCKVQQYALLTLSASMYISQRGTDKGQSKGVELLEEQGGLSEESLVNLGTGSGQEQYPLQMELLNLLQALIVLEYHVWSGRAASTAGPGGTPGQPGENRESSPASTPLAREWQTAVLFQQSIKAAQYVQSHPITAQGMFVSAAARALQPQYGYAMHPHWVSLLCSSLPYLGRSLGIIVTPLISQICRNLDELVKLYEHDGGKTNQSLSGRKENIAPDYPLTLLEGLTTITHYCLLDNKRSLVACDPVDVRNARNAVIEALPQMLSSMALLWGVVMREEFQRRASDSGQSSRHTSTSVYFRTTKVLRQRILEFLLPLTGQYGVQVMASLGVVWSNRKSKRRHKNKVLPVASESRQTIVEMVKSLSTLHTDTVLHLVKEVVKKPHQIKGEQKSTLVDIPMLQFSFTYIQSISAQALQENIAPLLSLLRESVQLNLAPPGHFLLLGILNDFVNRLPNLDNKKDTRDLQEVTQRILEAVGGIAGSSLEQTSWLSRSLEVKVQPQVCPEADEPDDGDGDGDHCESAAQASTMVSSSAPSVYSVQALVLLAEVLAPLLDMVYRSDEKEKAVPLISRLMYYVFPYLKNHSAYNMPSFEAGAQLLSSLSGYAYTKRAWKKEVFELFMDPLFFTMDASCAHSWKSIIDHLLTHEKTMFKDLMSMQSSSLKLFANADQKPMLLKRQAFAMFSGELDQYHLYLPLIQERLTETLRMNPSPAVSAQMFLMFRVLLLRISTQHLTSLWPIMVTELIRTFTRLEKALQVDKDNSKLAKVVRGTLDRNGQVNFSQAELDMYLSACKFLDTSLAFPPERIPLFQMYRWAFVPEVDVNRYSGPENTLIEGEKECIPHIVRVLEGIQQRYGTLDELSEETSTEHLEFPLLPQRSLSSITQLLPFLRTLFHSFQSPPASSDPATYFPVADYPPASSHAVLMRLEHITEEEFLDFMS